The following DNA comes from Amycolatopsis solani.
GCTCGGCGTCTCGCCGATCCACCGGCTGGTCGTGCCGCGGGTGCAGGCCGCCGTCGGGGTGTCCGTGCTGCTCAACGGCCTGGTCAGCGTGGTCGGCGTGCTGGGCGGCTACTTCTTCAACGTGATCATCCAGGGCGGCACGCCCGGCGCGTACCTGGCGAGCTTCAACGCCCTCGCGCAGTTGCCGGACCTCGTCGTCAGCTCGGTGAAGGCGGTGATCTTCGGCTACCTCGCCGGGGTGGTCGCCTCCTACCGCGGCCTGAACCCGAAGGGCGGCCCCAAGGGCGTCGGCGACGTCGTCAACCAGTCCGTCGTCATCACCTTCCTGCTGCTGTTCTTCGTCAACACCGTGCTGACCGCGCTGTACCTGCAGCTCGTCCCGGCGAAGGGAACCTGAGTGGCCATCCTCGGCAAACCGGGCGACCGGCTGTTCGAACTCGGCGACCAGCTGATGTTCTACGTCCGGGCGATCGCGGCCGTCCCGCTCGCGGTGACCCGCTACTTCCGCGAGGTGGTGCGGCTGCTGGCGGAGGTGACGTTCGGCAGCGGCGCGCTC
Coding sequences within:
- a CDS encoding MlaE family ABC transporter permease; this encodes MTTLLTEAPRKAANGLREFGRMCAMGLDIVLAMARRPYQVREFVQQFWFIASVSITPAILVSIPFGAVISLQLGSLTSQIGAQQFNGAASVLAVVQQASPIVTTLIIAGAGGSAICADLGARSIREEIAAMEVLGVSPIHRLVVPRVQAAVGVSVLLNGLVSVVGVLGGYFFNVIIQGGTPGAYLASFNALAQLPDLVVSSVKAVIFGYLAGVVASYRGLNPKGGPKGVGDVVNQSVVITFLLLFFVNTVLTALYLQLVPAKGT